The DNA region TCTGGCGATAGTGTTGTTGCCTCGCCAACATATCTTGATAGCTCTTCCTGTGACCAGACAACCTTCATTGCGGCACCAGAAAGCACGTATGATGGCCTAACCAAGACGGGATAGCCAACCTTCGTGGCAAAGGATTTCGCCTCTGCAAAGTTGGAAAATGCCTGCCACGGAGGCTGCTTTATGTGTAATTTATCCAATACTGCGCTGAACTTGGAGCGGTCTTCGGCGCTATCCACATCTTCTGCAGATGTGCCAAACATTTTGATTCCTGCCTTGGCAAGCTTTGGAGTCAGATTATTTGCGGTTTGTCCGCCCACGGATGTTACAACACCTTTGGGATTTTCCATGTCCACAATATCCAAAATTCTCTCCAGTGTTAGCTCTTCAAAATACAGCCTAGAGCAAATATCATAATCAGTAGATACTGTTTCTGGGTTGCAATTGACCACTACAACATTTGACTCGCCGTTTTGCTGCAAGCCCCAGACCATGTTGACTGTTCCCCAGTCAAATTCCACTGAAGAGCCGATTCGATATGGGCCTGCACCAAGCACGATTATACCCTTTTGATCAGGTGTTACCGTGATGTCGTTGTCGTATCCTCCATAAGTCATGTAGAGATAGTTAGTCTTTGCAGGCCACTCTGCGGCAAGCGTGTCAATTTGCTTTACAACAGGCAAGACACCCATGTCTTTGCGGATCTTTCGTACCTCCATGTCTTCCATGTTTAACGCCCGCGCAATCTGTCTATCAGAGAATCCAAGGTGTTTTGCTTTTCTCATCAGTTCCTTATCCATTGGTTTTTTCTTGAGGTTTAGTTCCACATCCACGATGTTTTTGATTTTCTCAATGAACCACGGATCAATAAAAGAGAGTTTCTGGATTTTCTCAACAGAAATTCCTTTTCGCAGTGCAGCCGCCACATAATACAAAACCCGGTCATCTCCGTTTAGTAGCTGATTCTCTATGTCTTCTATTTCATTGTCATCGACGTTGTTCCTATTTAGCACAAGACCGTCGTTGCCAATATCCAGCATCCTAATTGATTTTTGCAGTGATTCCTCAAAGGTTCGTCCAACTGCCATAACCTCTCCTACGGACTTCATTGTGGGGCCAAGCTTTCTGTTTGCACGCTCAAATTTGGTAAAATCCCACCTAGGATGCTTGATTACGGCATAGTCTAGGGACGGCTCAAAGCACGCAGTAGTGGTTTTTGTGATTCGATTTACTAGCTCAGGTAGGGTGTGGCCTAGGCCTATTTTGGCAGACATGTATGCAAGTGGATATCCTGTTGCCTTGCTAGCCAAAGCCGATGATCGTGACAGCCTTGGGTTGATTTCAATTGCAACGTATCTGTCGGATTTTACATCCAGTGCAAATTGGATGTTGCACTCTCCAATTATTCCGACATGTTTTGTTCCACGCAATGCTGCAGAGCGTAACATGTGGTATTCTCTATTATCTATTGTTTGAGAGGGGGCAACTACAATGTTGTCTCCAGTGTGAACCCTCATGGACAAGACATTTTCCATGTTGCATACAATGACATTGTTTCCCTCATAGTCCTGCATTACCTCGTATTCGATTTGCTTCCAATGACCAATGTATTCCTCAATTAGAACTTGGTGGACAAGGCTCGCATTTAGGCCGCGCTCTACAATCTCGTGCAGCTCAATTTCGTTGTGAGCTACTCCTCCACCACGACCGCCCAATGTATACGCAACTCGAATTATCACTGGGTATCCCAGTTCTTCTGCCGCTTTTTTTGCATCCTCAAATGTGTTAACCGTTTTTGATCTGAGTACCGGAACACCACATTCATTCATCGAGTCCTTGAATAATTGTCGGTCTTCGGTTCTCTGAATTCCCGGTATTTGTGTTCCCAAAACTTTGACTCCGTATTTTTCTAAAACGTTTGCCTCAGCTAGTTTAACACCACAGTTAAGGGCAGTCTGTCCCCCATATCCAAGCATAATTCCGTCTGGCCGCTCTGATTCTATTATCGATGAGACATACTCTGGCGTAACTGGAAGAAGGTACACCTTATCTGCAAACCTAGTGTCTGTCTGAATCGTCGCGATATTAGGATTAATCAGTACGGATTTCAGACCGTCTTCGTGTATGGCCTTGAGGCATTGGCTACCGGAGTAGTCGAATTAGCGGTCGTTTTAGCGACTTTCGCCTGCTTCTCCGATTTTGATTGCCCCACTACCAAGAACTAGGATTTTTTTCAGTGACTCATTTTTGAATTTACTTCCCTCCTTTAATCAAAGAATCAAGCTCTTCGAAAACAAATTTGCAGTCGTATGGGCCAGGCGATGCCTCTGGGTGAAATTGCACTGCAATTATTTTTTTGAGCTTGTGTCGAATGCCTTCGACTGTGTTATCGTCAGTATTTGTAAACCATAAATCAAATTCGGTTTTTCCAAGTGAATCAGGGTCTATACAGTAACCGTGATTCTGGGATGTGACGTAGACCTGCTTGTTTTGTAAATTAAGGCAGGATTTGTTTTGTCCCCGATGTCCGTACTTTAGCTTGTACGTGGATGCACCGCCAGCAAGTCCTATTATTTGTGCGCCAAGACAAATGCCAAGTGTTGGGATATTATTTTGGATTAGATTCTTGGCAGTTTCTATTGTCTCAGGGCATGCCTCAGGATCTCCAGGCCCGTTACTTAGCACGACGCCCTTTGGGGAATATTTCATGATATCTGAATAGCTAGTGTTCCACGGTACTTTGATGACTTTGTATCCAAGATCCCGAACATTGCGCAGTATGGCATTTTTGACACCAGTATCCACCACCACGACACAGTCAGACTCTTGCCCAAATGACTGGACTTGTTTTGTGGAAACTACATTCATGAATTTTTCCTCAGAGTATGGTTTTGCAGTTGCCAGCTCTTTTTTGATCTGCTCCACATTTATTTCAGAATCAGACACCACTAGTGCCGCCATTGTGACTCCGCTGATTCGTAGTCTTTTTGTAAGCTCGCGCGTGTCAATATCAGAAATTCCAGGAATTCCCTCTTTGTGCATCCACTCATCTAGTGTCATCGATAGATTCCAGTGGCTTGCAATCTCGGATAATTCATGGACCACTAATCCCCGAGCCTGAATACACCCGGATTCAAAGAATTTTGATATCCCAGACTCGTCGGCTTGTGATGGGTCAGGCACTCCATAATTACCCACAAGCGGATAGGTCAAAGTCAGTATTTGTCCCGAATAAGACGGGTCAGTCAGGGTTTCGACATATCCCACCATTCCGGTGTTAAAAACAAGTTCACCAAAAACATTCTTCGAGGCGCCAAAGCCCCTGCCAGAAAGAATAGTACCATCAGATAAGATCAGTTTTGCATATTTGTTTGCAAACTGGGATTTTTTTATTGAAATTGTGACCCTCCGTGATTGGATTTTCGAGATGATTTAAGTTTTATGAGTAAGAAAGCGATCAGTTTCAGGAAAAACGGAATTTTGGTACTTGACTAATTCCAAAATTGAATTTATAGTGCGCGGAACTGCTCGCTCCACTTGTAGTAAGCGCGAATCATATCCATCGATACGCTCGGCTTGCGTCTTGCCATTATTTCCTTGAAATCAGCCACTGTTAGATCTCGAGGCTGCGGCGGAGTCTCGCCCGCTATTGGCTCGTGATAGCCAGGCTGTGTGAATAATTCATTTACAATTCTTAGCTGTGCACTCTGGCAGACATCTTTGACATCAGATGCAGAATAGCCATCAAATAATTTTGCAAGCTCCATTGGCTTTACCTTATCATCCTTCTTTAGTTGTGCAGTATACAGTTCAAAGAGCGCTTCTCTTGCTTCAAGTGTTGGCAATGGTACATAGACTCTTTTTTGGAATCTTCGCAAGAACGGCCAATCCAAGCTCCACGGTTTGTTGGTTGCACCGATTACGTACATTTTGATATCTTTACCTTTTCCGTTGATTCCATCCATTTCCGTTAGGAACTGATTCTTGGTTCTAACCTCGCCTCCGACTTCGGAGTTACGGTTTCCGAGTAGTGAGTCGATTTCATCTATGAATAGTATGACTGGCTTGTTTTCCTTTTCCGCATATCCACGAGCTAATTTGAATACCTTTGAGACATTTTTTTCTGCTTCGCCTAACCACTTTGACATCATCGATGCAGCATCCACCACAATGAAGTAACCATCTATTTCGTTTGCAGTGGCAGCAGCCAGAACTGTTTTTCCACATCCTGGTGGACCATACAAGAGTATGCCTCTTGGCCAGCCAAGTGGAAACAAGTCTGCTCTTTGTGTAGGATAAACAATGGATTCGCGCAATGCGTTTTTAGCATCATCTAGACCGATTACTTCCTTCCAAGTAACATCGGGTTTTTCCTTCATTATCAGGTCATCAAATGTGTCTTCGTCCTTTTTCTTTTCCAGCTGCGCCTTTTGCTCAGCAGGGGTTGCATTTGGGTCCACGGCAGGCTCTATATCTACACCATGGTTCATCTGCAAAGCCTTGATTCTGTTCTCATATGCGCGACACCTCTCAGTGTAAACCTTGTTTAGCTTGTTGTCTGGGTATAATTGGATTAATTTTACTAGCGAGTCGATTGCCTTTTGGTAGTTAGCAATTGCCATTCCTCGGGCACCCTGAGAGTCGAGCTTTATTGCATCGGATGCGTATTTTGATGCGTTGTTTTCTAGTTCTTGTGGTGCCAGACTCATTTCTATACTACCTGCTCGAATGTGAATTTAGATTTGCCTTGGTATTCTTGGGTGTGAACTCCGTTGACAAATTTTGTTAAATTTATTGTACCTTGATTTTGGCCATCAAACGATAGATTATTTGACACATCGCTCTTTGCGCTCTCTATTTCAGACACTGATGATTTTGCCGATATGAGTAATTCCTGGATTTGATCATTTACCTCCCCAATAGAGACAGACCAGTTTTTCATCATGTCTACGAATTCTCGCAATAACGCGTAGGCCTCTTTTTTGCCGTGGTGTTTTAATATTATCTGCTCGGCTAGTGCCAGTATTGAATCCAGGTCCTCGAGCTCGTCCTTTGATAGCTTGTTTATTTTTGATTCATAGTTAGGGTTGGATTCTAGGATCTTTTTTCTGACTAGGTCGGAAAGCTGCTTTACCTTGCCTAAATCACGCTCAAAGTTGGTACTCTCAAAGTTCATGGTGTGTATAATTAGTAATTAAGATTAGGATAGAACTTGCGGATTTTAGATTCGGCAATCAAATTAAGCTCAGCTAGAATTTGTTTGGATTCGAGGTTTGTCTGCTTAAAATCAAACCGTGATTCCAGCAGACAACCAGAATCCATGACAATGCTGCCCAAAGAAGTCGAGAGCTCAACTAGGTCTTGGCGAGTGCTAGGGACTATTCCGTAGATGTTAGAGTTTATCATTCTGATTAGCGAAATTAGCGGACAGATTTGTATAATGCCTGAGATTTGCGATATTGCAAGTAGTGTGGATTTGACGGACTTGATTGCATTTATTGCGACTAGAATGCTTGTTTCCATTTCCAATTGTGTATTTTCTAGTGAGTCATTTTGTCCGTAAAATTGCATATTTTTGGCATGGAGTTCAGAGCTCGCCTGGTCCAGCTTGTCTAGTATCATGCCAGAAACATGAATGCAGTATTCCAGTCTTGGCTTTATTGTTATAGCATATGGGTTTGGCAAAACCTGGACCGTGTCATTTACAAATACAGAGCTTGAGACCATACCTAGTTTTAGATCTGGGGTTTGCTTATGAGTGCGGTGTCCCAGATTTTATCGTAACCGCGGTAACAAGTGCCGAGGGTTACAGTTTTTTTCTAATTGTTTACTGAAATTGACAAACGGTCTTGACTAGAAAACCTCCAAGAATGCGCATGGGAAAAGAACGGGAAATAACAGTAAGTCTAGAAGAATTTGGATTATCGCAGTATGAGGCGCGAGCCTATGTCACACTAATTACCAAGGGGACGATTTCCGCATCGGATGTTGCATATTATGCAGAGTTGCCAAGAACAAAGGTCTACCCAGTTTTGCTAAAATTACAGCAGAAAAAACTCGTCATAATATCAAGATCAAAGCCAATAATGTGCACGGCAATTGCGCCAGAGGACGCATTTGACGAAATTGTGCACGAGCAGATTAGCAAGGTTGACGCAATGAACACATTGGTATCAAAATTAAAGAAAATAAGCGAGGATGGTAAAAAGGCGCAAGGAGCAGAAGAAAAACGATATTTCCACCTAGGTGCAAACTATGTCCCAGATAGAATGCGAGCAATGATTGACGGTGCAAAGACATCAATTCACATCACTGCAGATTCTTGGGGGTTGTCAATTTTAGCCGAATGTAAGGAAGAATTGCTATCTGTGCTTCGACGAGACCTAGACGTTAGACTAGTCGTACCAGTATCGGTTATTGGTTCTGAATCATTTAGGAATATTCCAGACGGAGTGAAGATTCGCTCATCTGAAATCGTTCAAAACTGTTTTGCCTTTGATGATTCCGAAATCTTGCTAATAGACAACACAAATGGTAGAGGTGCAATCTTTTCTGGAACTGACATTCTTAGTGCAAGCCAATCAAGATTGTTTGCCCAACTATGGAAGGATGCCCTAAAAATCGATAACCTGTCAGAGATGACAAAGAGTCAGGCACTCGAAGTCTGCAAAATTATCAATATCATAAACCAAAATGGCTTAGGTTTTGCGCTGCATTCTATACTAAACTCGAAAAAATTTGTTGACTTTACCAAGTTCCTGGACAAGTCAGGAATCTCACTCAAGGACAAATCTCTAGACCAAGTCCTAGATATCGTTAACTCTACACTAGAGATGACATGTTCTGGCAAGGTCCAATATGATGAAAAAACAAACAATATCATTTTAGAATCAAAGATAAACTCTGGTCATTCCCTACCATGGGCAATGCTCATTGAGAGTTATTTAGAACAAAAGGGCAACCACCCCAAAATGATTTATCATTCAGATTCGCATAAGGGCGAGATGATTCATCTCAAGATAAATTAGACATAGTCAATTTAATTCAAAATCGCTATCTATGCCCGTTGAGAAACGACTGCACCTTTAATGGAACACTAACATCAGAGCTTTCATCATGCCTAGAAAAATAGGCCATGCTATAACAAAATAAGATTGTATAATCACAATAAAAGGTGATGCAATCGACAATCTAATAGCATCTACAATAAAAACAAACATGTAGAATTACAAATCAAATTCTCTGAGCACACTAATATTTTCCAGAGAAATCCCAAAGGAAAAAATGGGAATCAAATTATGCACGTGATCTTAAAACAATAAATTCCCAATCATTTTGAATCATTCCATGATAGAAGAAAGGCTAAAGCAGCTAAACCTCACACTTCCAATACCTCCAAAGCCTGCTGGTTCCTACATCCCGGTAGTGATATCAGGGAATCTGGCATTTGTCTCAGGACAAATACCAATGCGTGACGGCAAGGTCATATACACTGGTAAAGTTCCTTCTGAGAAATCAATCGAAGAAGCACAAGCAGCTGCAAAACTGTGTGCGATTAATCTTTTGGCGCAACTTCAGGCAAATCTTGGAAGCCTGGATAAAATTACAAAGATTGTTCGCGTATCAGGATTTGTAAATTGTACGCCGGAATTCTCCGAGCACCCAAAAATAATCAATGCCGCATCGGATCTATTCTATGATATTTTTGGAGAAAAAGGCAAGCATTCTAGAATCGCAGTCGGCGTGAGCAGTCTTCCCCTAAATTCTACGGTAGAAATCGACATGACCGTCGAGTTTTCTTAGGCTTTCTGGTTTAGTCTTGCGTTAAACTCTTTGATAAACGGCAGAATCTTGTCTTTTGGTATTACTGCCCCGCATGCCTTATCGTGTCCACCCCCAGAGCCACCAAACTCTGCAGATAGTCCGTTTACCATTCTTCCCAGATGTATCTTGCAGGATTTAGAGCCGCGGATGGAAACAGCATAGATTCCATGGTCTATTCTTTCCTTGTATGCAACACCAACATCCTTTCCAGATAATCCCAGAACAAAGTTGACTGCACCTGATGCACCGGCATCCGTTATTTCCATGTAACCGAGATTCTTCATAGTTTTTAGTGATTTTTTGACCTTGGCAATCATCTCTGCTAATTTTCCGACCTGAATTTGCGCAAACTCGAATGTGTTTGGAATTTCATGTGGAAATTTTGATTCAGCGAGCATTTCCACCAAGTACAGTAAATAGTCAGGATCCTTTTGGTGTCCCACAATGTTGTAGGTCAGAACAGTAGCTGATATCAGAGCAAACTGCCTATCATAGATTTGGAGAAGTTTTGCACCTTTTGGTCTGTCCTCCATGTAATCAGTAATAGCTGCACATGTGGCAACAAATGTGGAATGGTCAGATAGTTTTTTCTTGTATGCATCATACACTTGCACCGTGGTGCATTCGTTGGTGTCGTGGAATATTTTGACTTTGGCCTTTTCGAGTTTTTTTATTATTTCTGGATCGATATCGTGATGATCGATATAGGTGACTGCAACCTTGCGCTTTCTGAGAGTTGACAATACTTCGACAAACTTGTCCTGGTTATTTTTTGCAAGCCCCAAATCACAAATGTATAGTGTCTTTAGCTTCTCATCATTGATCAGGGTCTCAATTACAGGCATTAAGCCCGGATAGTCAACTAGAACTGTATCTCCTCCAAAGGCCTCTCGAATTAGTGCTGCAGAGCTGATTCCGTCTGCATCCTCCATGTGGGAGATACATAGTACCTTTGTTTTTTTGATTGGTTTTTTTACCGCCACAAAGTGCGGTTTTTTGGGCTCTAATTTAAACCAAAATTACTTTTTTGCCAAAATAATTAGCTGGCGCTTGTCCTCATCTGAGAGACTGGAATACACATCATAAAACGTCGTACCGGACATTTGGGCTGCTGTGTCTATTTCCGCAAGCTTTGCCTGCAGTTGTGGTGAGGCAGACAAAACCAATTCATCTACCTGACGCATAAAGTCGCGCTCAATATGGCTCATAATTATCAATGAAAAACAGACCTATAGGACTCTGCTTTGTCAGATTAGACCAAATGCTATATCATATCAAACAAAACAAACGAGAACGCATCGGAAAACCACAACGAAATAGCATTTTTCAATAACATGTGTTTTCCCATCTGCCTGGTCTACGACGCAGATATGGCAGTTTCTCGTCGCATGTAAACGTCAAAATATTATTTAAGATTGTTCACAATTCTCAGATATTTTGTAAAACAGTTGCATAAACTTAATAGGTAATTTTTGGGCAGAAAGGCCAAATTGGAGACAAAAAACATAGGCCTGCGCGACATCGAAGTAGCAGACACCAAAATATCCGACATTGACGGCGAGCACGGCAAGCTAATCTATCGCGGGTACGACATTTTGGATCTGACAAAAAACTCGACCTATGAGGAAACTGCATGCCTGTTGCTCAACGACAAGCTTCCTACAAAATCTGAGCTTGACGAGTTCAAGCAGAGACTAATAGATGCGCGCGACATGCCGCGCCAGATGCAGTCCAACATGAGAAACTGGAAGAAAAACGCCGACCCCATGGTAATGATGCAGGCGTTTGTTGTTGCGCTATCTGGTTATTATGACGACAAGGGCTCAAGTGAGCAGGAGGTAAACTATCAGAGTGCAATATCTCTCATATCAAAAACACCCACCATAGTTGCAAGCTGGGAGCGGGTCCGCACAGGAAAAGACATTGTAGACCCAGACCCAAGATTATCACATGCTGCAAATTTTCTAAACATGCTTGTGGGAGAAAAGCCGGACGCTGAAACAGAAAGAATTTTCGATATTTGTCTGATTTTACATGCAGACCACACATTTAACGCGTCCACGTTTGCAGCACGTGAAGTAGCATCGACTGGTGCACACATGTATTCGGCAGTCAGCGCGGCAATTGGTGCACTGTCGGGACCGTTGCACGGCGGTGCAAACTATGAGGTAATGAAGATGTTACTTGACATCAAGTCAGTGGATAACGCAGAATCATGGGTCAAAGAAAGGATTGCTAATGGCCAAAAGATAATGGGCATGGGCCATGCAGTGTACCGTACGTATGACCCAAGGGCTCAGGTCCTCAAGGAGCTATCACGAAAAATGGCAAAAAAGACAGGCTCACCGTGGTACGATATCACCCAGGCAGTGGAGGAGACTACTATCCGCGAGATGAAGCGACAAAAGGGAATTGACATTTACCCAAATGTGGACTTGTACTCTGCATCGCTGTACTATATGCTCAAGATTCCACCAGATCTTAATACCCCAATCTTTGCAATATCTCGAGTAGCTGGATGGACCTCGCATGTCATAGAGGAAAAATTTGCGCAGGCTGCTCCAAAGACAGCACTGTATAGACCAAAGGCAGTATATGTCGGCAAATATTGCGGACCGCAAGGCTGCACGTACGAGCCAATCGATCTTAGAAGATAATTACCTGGCACAATAAAAAATGCAATGGTCTGGATTAGATACTCTGATTATGGCAAGCCAAAAAAGAAAAAGGCGTCTGCCAAGCCAATGAAAAAATCAAAGCCACGAATAGAGCCAAAGATCAAAAGCACACCAGGGAAACACAAAGTAGAATTCAAAAAGGCCAGTGAATTAAAATCAGAAACAAACTAACAACAATCAAGAGTCGGGTTTGACAATTAAATCATAATCTCTCTTACACAGAAATCTTGAACGAGTAGAATGAGATATAAAAATTGAAAAAATATACTCAGCTCAAACCAGAGATTATAAAAATTTTAGAAGGCACTACTTTTGAAAAATTTAAACAATACAATACAAAAATGTTCAAGAATTTCTCAATCATGTTGATTAAAGTCTGTGCAAGTAAATTCGTAGCAAATCGATTCTAACTCACATCATCTTGAAATGAAACTAAAGAAATTCAATTCAGACAGGAATTGACGGATTTAAGAGAATAATTGCAGAACTTGGAAAATCTGATAATCCTAGTAAATTTTTAGTGATGAAAATGGAAAATTCGTTAATGTTATGCAAACCACACAATAAAATCACATAGTTCGCTGGATCATGTTTTCATTGGTGAATAAATAATTCGGCTAATAGTTCCGGATGAACAAAAATC from Nitrososphaerota archaeon includes:
- a CDS encoding AAA family ATPase; the protein is MSLAPQELENNASKYASDAIKLDSQGARGMAIANYQKAIDSLVKLIQLYPDNKLNKVYTERCRAYENRIKALQMNHGVDIEPAVDPNATPAEQKAQLEKKKDEDTFDDLIMKEKPDVTWKEVIGLDDAKNALRESIVYPTQRADLFPLGWPRGILLYGPPGCGKTVLAAATANEIDGYFIVVDAASMMSKWLGEAEKNVSKVFKLARGYAEKENKPVILFIDEIDSLLGNRNSEVGGEVRTKNQFLTEMDGINGKGKDIKMYVIGATNKPWSLDWPFLRRFQKRVYVPLPTLEAREALFELYTAQLKKDDKVKPMELAKLFDGYSASDVKDVCQSAQLRIVNELFTQPGYHEPIAGETPPQPRDLTVADFKEIMARRKPSVSMDMIRAYYKWSEQFRAL
- a CDS encoding TrmB family transcriptional regulator, whose translation is MGKEREITVSLEEFGLSQYEARAYVTLITKGTISASDVAYYAELPRTKVYPVLLKLQQKKLVIISRSKPIMCTAIAPEDAFDEIVHEQISKVDAMNTLVSKLKKISEDGKKAQGAEEKRYFHLGANYVPDRMRAMIDGAKTSIHITADSWGLSILAECKEELLSVLRRDLDVRLVVPVSVIGSESFRNIPDGVKIRSSEIVQNCFAFDDSEILLIDNTNGRGAIFSGTDILSASQSRLFAQLWKDALKIDNLSEMTKSQALEVCKIINIINQNGLGFALHSILNSKKFVDFTKFLDKSGISLKDKSLDQVLDIVNSTLEMTCSGKVQYDEKTNNIILESKINSGHSLPWAMLIESYLEQKGNHPKMIYHSDSHKGEMIHLKIN
- the carA gene encoding glutamine-hydrolyzing carbamoyl-phosphate synthase small subunit, whose product is MQSRRVTISIKKSQFANKYAKLILSDGTILSGRGFGASKNVFGELVFNTGMVGYVETLTDPSYSGQILTLTYPLVGNYGVPDPSQADESGISKFFESGCIQARGLVVHELSEIASHWNLSMTLDEWMHKEGIPGISDIDTRELTKRLRISGVTMAALVVSDSEINVEQIKKELATAKPYSEEKFMNVVSTKQVQSFGQESDCVVVVDTGVKNAILRNVRDLGYKVIKVPWNTSYSDIMKYSPKGVVLSNGPGDPEACPETIETAKNLIQNNIPTLGICLGAQIIGLAGGASTYKLKYGHRGQNKSCLNLQNKQVYVTSQNHGYCIDPDSLGKTEFDLWFTNTDDNTVEGIRHKLKKIIAVQFHPEASPGPYDCKFVFEELDSLIKGGK
- a CDS encoding single-stranded DNA exonuclease RecJ, which produces MEDADGISSAALIREAFGGDTVLVDYPGLMPVIETLINDEKLKTLYICDLGLAKNNQDKFVEVLSTLRKRKVAVTYIDHHDIDPEIIKKLEKAKVKIFHDTNECTTVQVYDAYKKKLSDHSTFVATCAAITDYMEDRPKGAKLLQIYDRQFALISATVLTYNIVGHQKDPDYLLYLVEMLAESKFPHEIPNTFEFAQIQVGKLAEMIAKVKKSLKTMKNLGYMEITDAGASGAVNFVLGLSGKDVGVAYKERIDHGIYAVSIRGSKSCKIHLGRMVNGLSAEFGGSGGGHDKACGAVIPKDKILPFIKEFNARLNQKA
- a CDS encoding RidA family protein, which produces MIEERLKQLNLTLPIPPKPAGSYIPVVISGNLAFVSGQIPMRDGKVIYTGKVPSEKSIEEAQAAAKLCAINLLAQLQANLGSLDKITKIVRVSGFVNCTPEFSEHPKIINAASDLFYDIFGEKGKHSRIAVGVSSLPLNSTVEIDMTVEFS
- a CDS encoding citrate (Si)-synthase, producing the protein METKNIGLRDIEVADTKISDIDGEHGKLIYRGYDILDLTKNSTYEETACLLLNDKLPTKSELDEFKQRLIDARDMPRQMQSNMRNWKKNADPMVMMQAFVVALSGYYDDKGSSEQEVNYQSAISLISKTPTIVASWERVRTGKDIVDPDPRLSHAANFLNMLVGEKPDAETERIFDICLILHADHTFNASTFAAREVASTGAHMYSAVSAAIGALSGPLHGGANYEVMKMLLDIKSVDNAESWVKERIANGQKIMGMGHAVYRTYDPRAQVLKELSRKMAKKTGSPWYDITQAVEETTIREMKRQKGIDIYPNVDLYSASLYYMLKIPPDLNTPIFAISRVAGWTSHVIEEKFAQAAPKTALYRPKAVYVGKYCGPQGCTYEPIDLRR